In Paracoccus tegillarcae, one DNA window encodes the following:
- a CDS encoding type IV secretory system conjugative DNA transfer family protein — MNRTLLAVPFGLICGAVLGAMVGGIWLAWHLGLDVNSANPFVLLTDYPGYQAAQDNPWRFAYGIMIAVSLAFGLAALVISFGHQLTQYGQAHFQSRREMRRNDLLKPVGSGLVYGKIYRLGLIGRRFLSGRFISAVYDKFPHCLVVAPTRAGKGVGYVNPNVLLFPGSVVVLDVKGEIFEATSRHRVSMGDEVFRFAPFDFEHSSHRYNPLERVARIMHPAERYTELAKIADYFLTVSEKGNASDFLSEGRQLFVAAGLLAIERGRPTIGEINRILFGQGASQAAYASHAIEVKHPNAAETFRKFTAYDGKVLSSHASVLGGAGMALWNNPAVDFATGGNDFSFADLRRQPMSVYLVVNSDSIQTLAPLIRLFFGELIATLRATMPDPEREPWPVKLVLDEFDQLGHMKIVVQALKQLAGHGARVSIITQSIPGLEKIYGKEDRLSIEAACGMKLYLAANDKMTAQEVSESLGKTTRLSLSDSYAPDKTGLLRRTISRRNEERPLLSPDEITKLDRNQVILIPERQQPILAQRIVYYQDPYFQKIMAAQSGPLPYPSQAHREIGMLSEQVQALIGQVTELSKVRKIDYDKKTGGDQKGSEPDAAAPTEPQPNGPVVPVGASVTPEEPRKTEQMEAIAEAAADLVQESDNSDNNRDDGQQEMNFGSQKEKTSVSLNDFGLPLEAARKQMAAFTKTHRLKTG, encoded by the coding sequence ATGAACCGCACCCTGCTCGCCGTTCCCTTCGGTCTCATTTGCGGCGCGGTCCTCGGCGCCATGGTTGGCGGGATCTGGCTCGCCTGGCATCTGGGCCTCGACGTGAACAGCGCCAATCCCTTCGTGCTCCTGACCGACTATCCCGGTTACCAGGCCGCACAGGACAATCCCTGGCGCTTTGCCTATGGCATTATGATCGCCGTGTCCCTGGCCTTCGGTCTCGCGGCGCTGGTCATCAGCTTCGGGCATCAGCTAACCCAATATGGTCAGGCACATTTCCAGAGCCGGAGGGAAATGCGCCGCAACGATCTTCTGAAGCCCGTGGGCAGCGGCCTTGTCTATGGGAAGATCTACCGCCTTGGCCTGATCGGCCGTCGCTTCCTCTCCGGTCGGTTTATCTCGGCAGTCTATGACAAGTTCCCGCACTGCCTCGTGGTCGCGCCCACCCGCGCCGGCAAGGGCGTGGGTTATGTCAACCCGAACGTCCTCCTGTTCCCCGGCTCCGTCGTGGTCCTCGATGTGAAGGGCGAGATCTTCGAGGCGACGTCCCGACATCGTGTCTCGATGGGCGATGAGGTGTTCCGCTTCGCCCCCTTCGACTTCGAGCATTCCAGCCATCGCTATAACCCGCTGGAACGGGTGGCGAGGATCATGCATCCCGCTGAACGCTATACGGAACTGGCAAAGATCGCAGACTATTTCCTGACCGTATCGGAGAAGGGCAATGCTAGTGACTTCCTCTCGGAAGGCCGGCAGCTCTTCGTCGCGGCGGGGCTGCTGGCCATCGAGCGCGGTCGGCCGACCATCGGTGAAATCAACCGCATCCTCTTTGGCCAGGGCGCATCGCAGGCCGCCTATGCCAGTCATGCGATCGAGGTCAAACACCCCAATGCGGCCGAGACCTTCCGCAAATTCACCGCTTATGACGGCAAGGTCCTGTCCTCCCATGCCTCTGTCCTTGGCGGCGCTGGCATGGCGCTGTGGAACAACCCGGCGGTGGATTTTGCGACCGGGGGCAATGATTTTTCCTTCGCTGATCTCCGCCGGCAGCCCATGTCCGTCTATCTGGTCGTCAATTCGGATTCGATCCAGACACTTGCCCCGCTGATCCGGCTGTTCTTCGGCGAGCTGATCGCGACCCTGCGCGCAACCATGCCCGATCCCGAACGCGAGCCCTGGCCCGTCAAGTTGGTACTCGACGAGTTTGACCAGCTGGGCCACATGAAAATCGTGGTGCAGGCGCTGAAACAGCTGGCCGGTCACGGCGCGCGGGTTTCCATCATTACGCAGTCGATCCCCGGCCTCGAAAAGATCTATGGCAAGGAAGACCGGCTGTCGATCGAAGCGGCCTGCGGGATGAAGCTCTATCTTGCGGCAAACGACAAGATGACGGCGCAGGAAGTGTCGGAATCGCTTGGCAAGACAACCAGGCTCTCGCTCAGCGACAGCTATGCGCCGGATAAAACCGGGCTTCTGCGCCGCACGATCTCGCGGCGAAATGAAGAGCGACCCCTGCTGTCGCCGGATGAAATCACCAAGCTCGACCGCAACCAGGTGATCCTGATCCCCGAGCGCCAGCAACCCATTCTGGCGCAGCGCATCGTCTATTACCAGGATCCGTATTTCCAGAAGATCATGGCGGCACAGTCAGGCCCCCTGCCCTATCCGTCGCAGGCGCATCGCGAAATCGGCATGCTGAGCGAACAGGTTCAGGCCCTGATCGGCCAGGTGACGGAACTCTCGAAGGTCCGGAAGATCGATTACGACAAGAAAACCGGTGGCGATCAGAAGGGTTCGGAACCCGATGCCGCCGCGCCTACAGAGCCGCAACCGAATGGACCCGTCGTGCCAGTAGGCGCAAGCGTTACGCCTGAAGAGCCTCGGAAGACCGAACAGATGGAGGCAATTGCAGAGGCAGCCGCAGATTTAGTTCAAGAAAGTGATAATTCGGACAATAATCGAGATGATGGGCAGCAAGAGATGAATTTTGGCTCCCAAAAGGAAAAAACATCGGTATCTCTCAACGATTTTGGTTTGCCACTGGAAGCCGCCCGAAAGCAGATGGCCGCTTTCACGAAAACCCACAGACTTAAAACAGGTTGA
- a CDS encoding relaxase/mobilization nuclease domain-containing protein: MKNTAGQIMSSSIARDLIGEIEFRRNLAGAARSLTDTARQSFNRFGFSAKARNLWRMAQGSNSVVLKKISRGGTHSAKQLGMQMDYLFGKSTSLFGNMIEHDPDGRSLSREERKEIVEMWSDGWSGAPKNGQTTHLLLSFPADLSPKKAKLIAEAWASEMFQSGIHAEDEWAYVAALHTDRANPHVHIVVNNRGIANRTWFFMAKSHVFNLGMMKERIVEIAAEDGVQLDATSRLERGILSYGPSRAEIEGAKREHRPVRERMREGRALADALAEIAVTATLSRSLAGIADQVLQAEIAANLTKAASVLERGGIILPKDMEITMQSDAVTTRSDLRQEFAGWFENAEDLVAAKPAHERNDVRRELYEISGNVLEALGDERGAALMRRGARAAIYQTRLDTDQINREGRSVEISPIASGEMRRDVQAEGAKIGIRPEIIAARLDTGAGNAWQEREWMKADLLAVAEAKRLDLTREKDRSLAAELVDGFYSSAAAVLDRVLEREQHNSNDRLTRTLSSMAQGASQGQDLQFGHEEQAERFTNDLKERYGDDVVRRIAQGDDRALAVDFPDADRRRDVALSIMSAAKNHQSLGITLREAEEAEVRLKERDTPSHDQSQDRDDGWSI, from the coding sequence ATGAAAAATACAGCGGGGCAGATCATGTCTAGCTCGATTGCCCGCGACCTGATCGGTGAGATTGAATTCCGCCGAAATCTGGCAGGGGCGGCCCGTTCGCTGACTGATACGGCAAGGCAATCCTTTAATCGGTTCGGTTTCAGCGCGAAGGCCCGCAACCTGTGGCGGATGGCGCAAGGATCGAACTCAGTTGTGCTGAAGAAGATCTCGCGCGGCGGAACGCATTCGGCCAAGCAGCTCGGCATGCAGATGGATTACCTCTTCGGGAAATCGACTTCGCTTTTCGGGAATATGATCGAACACGATCCTGACGGACGCTCGCTCAGCCGCGAAGAGCGCAAGGAAATCGTGGAGATGTGGAGCGACGGATGGAGTGGAGCCCCGAAGAACGGTCAGACGACCCATCTGCTGCTGTCCTTCCCGGCTGATCTGTCGCCGAAAAAGGCGAAGCTGATCGCCGAGGCCTGGGCCTCGGAGATGTTCCAGTCGGGCATACATGCCGAGGACGAGTGGGCCTATGTCGCGGCGCTACACACCGACCGCGCAAATCCGCATGTCCATATTGTCGTGAACAATCGCGGTATCGCTAACAGGACATGGTTTTTCATGGCGAAATCCCATGTCTTCAATCTCGGCATGATGAAGGAACGAATTGTCGAGATCGCGGCGGAGGACGGTGTTCAGCTCGATGCGACGTCGCGGCTTGAGCGCGGCATCTTGAGTTATGGACCATCGCGCGCCGAGATCGAGGGCGCGAAGCGTGAGCACCGCCCGGTTCGTGAGCGCATGCGCGAGGGCAGGGCGCTTGCAGATGCTCTGGCCGAGATCGCTGTCACAGCCACGCTGTCCCGCAGTCTGGCGGGCATTGCCGACCAAGTATTACAGGCCGAGATCGCGGCCAATCTTACCAAAGCAGCTTCGGTCCTTGAGCGCGGCGGAATCATTTTACCCAAAGATATGGAGATCACGATGCAATCAGATGCCGTAACGACCCGCTCCGATCTACGTCAGGAATTTGCAGGATGGTTTGAAAACGCTGAAGATCTTGTGGCCGCGAAGCCCGCGCATGAAAGAAATGATGTGCGCCGTGAGCTTTATGAGATCAGCGGAAATGTTCTGGAGGCACTTGGTGACGAGCGGGGCGCCGCGCTGATGCGGCGCGGCGCGAGGGCTGCAATCTACCAGACGCGCTTGGATACAGACCAGATTAACCGGGAGGGAAGGTCGGTTGAAATCAGTCCGATCGCATCCGGCGAAATGCGGCGCGACGTTCAGGCAGAGGGTGCGAAGATCGGCATCCGTCCCGAGATCATCGCTGCGCGCCTGGACACCGGGGCAGGGAACGCCTGGCAGGAACGGGAATGGATGAAGGCCGATCTATTGGCCGTTGCCGAGGCAAAGCGGCTCGATCTGACCCGTGAGAAGGACCGCAGCTTGGCGGCCGAGCTGGTCGATGGCTTTTATTCCAGCGCGGCGGCGGTGCTGGATAGGGTCTTGGAGCGGGAGCAGCACAACAGCAACGACCGTCTGACCCGCACGCTGTCCAGTATGGCGCAAGGGGCATCGCAGGGGCAGGATCTTCAATTCGGTCATGAGGAACAGGCCGAGCGGTTCACCAACGATCTGAAAGAACGCTATGGCGACGACGTGGTTCGCCGTATCGCGCAAGGCGATGACCGCGCTTTGGCTGTGGACTTCCCCGATGCCGACAGGCGCCGTGACGTTGCGCTGTCGATCATGTCGGCCGCCAAGAACCATCAGAGCCTTGGGATTACCCTACGCGAAGCCGAAGAGGCAGAAGTGCGGCTTAAAGAACGCGATACGCCATCTCACGATCAATCGCAGGATCGCGACGACGGCTGGAGCATCTGA
- the mobC gene encoding plasmid mobilization relaxosome protein MobC, with amino-acid sequence MNRSRLTPDQRKTLVRRLKAGEAASVLAREFEVTRSAVSQIKTREMGSSTASTTTGKTVGIRLSKTEIAALERLKDRRGYATNSDALRSLLRLAVGLLEFEPEEARALAGIQTELHKIGVNINQIALAANRGKTDLLQNQWREINELRRVLPETRNFLKTVVDEQRRKGVRLYEKYSGADHV; translated from the coding sequence ATGAACCGCTCACGTCTCACCCCAGATCAACGAAAAACGTTAGTTCGCCGCCTCAAGGCTGGAGAAGCGGCTTCGGTGCTTGCCCGAGAGTTTGAGGTGACGCGATCGGCCGTCAGTCAGATCAAAACACGCGAGATGGGAAGCTCCACAGCGAGCACGACGACCGGAAAGACTGTCGGTATAAGGCTGTCGAAAACCGAGATTGCGGCTTTGGAGAGGCTGAAGGATCGTCGTGGTTACGCCACTAATTCCGATGCGCTGCGGTCGCTTTTGCGTCTCGCGGTCGGGCTTCTGGAGTTTGAACCGGAGGAAGCGCGTGCTCTGGCGGGCATCCAAACCGAGCTTCACAAGATCGGAGTCAACATCAACCAGATTGCCCTGGCGGCAAACCGGGGCAAGACGGACCTGCTTCAGAATCAGTGGCGCGAGATCAATGAACTGCGCCGCGTGCTACCGGAGACACGGAATTTTCTGAAGACGGTGGTGGACGAACAACGCCGGAAAGGCGTTCGTCTCTATGAAAAATACAGCGGGGCAGATCATGTCTAG
- a CDS encoding AAA family ATPase, with product MKTGTRVITAMNRKGGCGKTTLIRGLASAAVATGNKVTIFDTDGSESLSAWKQRSQEAGDWNEMVNLITTLDAKKVERGVEAIFAQPQEDHLILIDTFGGGAAPKAQDLIADLSHLIIVPMMLSEDDLAETLATGQWYINLRKRVDNPENIAPFFVLGSRIPAQISVFEREILQEAMSKLPVLDEFVQYRNAYLRMGNGVLGDVISNMRNRANAEHIKDALDEMTELLRRFDEIIKENE from the coding sequence ATGAAGACCGGAACCAGAGTCATCACAGCAATGAACCGCAAGGGCGGCTGTGGGAAAACAACGCTCATCCGCGGGCTTGCTTCCGCTGCGGTCGCAACAGGAAACAAGGTCACGATTTTCGATACCGATGGGAGCGAAAGTCTGTCTGCTTGGAAGCAGCGCTCTCAGGAAGCGGGTGACTGGAACGAAATGGTCAACCTGATCACCACCCTGGATGCCAAGAAGGTTGAGCGGGGAGTTGAAGCAATCTTTGCTCAGCCCCAAGAGGATCATCTGATTCTGATTGATACCTTTGGGGGCGGCGCAGCGCCAAAGGCTCAGGATCTCATCGCAGACCTGTCACACCTGATCATCGTGCCTATGATGTTGAGCGAAGATGATCTGGCGGAAACTCTAGCCACTGGTCAATGGTACATCAATCTCAGGAAGCGAGTAGATAACCCCGAGAACATCGCGCCATTTTTTGTATTGGGTAGTCGCATACCGGCGCAAATCTCCGTCTTTGAGCGCGAGATCCTTCAGGAGGCAATGTCAAAGTTGCCGGTACTTGACGAGTTCGTTCAATACAGGAACGCGTATCTCAGGATGGGCAACGGGGTTCTTGGCGATGTTATCAGCAACATGCGCAATCGGGCAAACGCCGAACATATCAAGGACGCACTTGATGAAATGACCGAACTCCTACGCCGCTTCGATGAAATCATCAAAGAGAACGAATAA
- a CDS encoding tyrosine-type recombinase/integrase: MALQIASPFLTPADQDALAELFRRGTAENTLRAYEQDLRYIMAWKAAAFGTGLSWPEDEAVALRFILDHAQDLRNATGPARAAAESLVAAGLRRDLATPAPSTLDRRIASWRAFHRMKNLVSPFDAPLVKEARAKARRAAARPRQPKSMNPITRDPLRAMLATCGPARRDSRDRAALILAWASGGRRRSEVTALNVDDIDARPMDERGLIRVRLLKTKTTGAEASPRLPLKGAAARAVLDWIDHAGLTEGPLFRPVSLADRVLPRRLSPGGLREIFRHRLVLAGYPPDFASPHGLRSGFLTQAALDGTPLAAAMQLSLHRSAAQAQAYYADVEIEENPATDLWR; the protein is encoded by the coding sequence ATGGCGCTTCAGATCGCATCCCCATTCCTGACCCCGGCCGACCAGGACGCCCTGGCCGAGCTGTTCCGGCGCGGCACGGCCGAAAACACGCTCAGGGCTTATGAGCAGGACCTGCGCTATATCATGGCCTGGAAAGCCGCCGCCTTCGGCACCGGTCTCAGCTGGCCCGAGGATGAGGCCGTGGCGCTGCGTTTCATCCTCGATCACGCCCAGGATCTCCGCAACGCCACGGGCCCGGCCCGCGCTGCGGCCGAGTCCCTGGTCGCGGCCGGGCTCCGGCGCGACCTGGCCACCCCTGCCCCGTCGACGCTCGATCGCCGCATTGCCAGCTGGCGGGCCTTCCACAGGATGAAGAACCTCGTCTCGCCCTTCGACGCGCCTCTGGTGAAGGAAGCCCGTGCCAAGGCGCGGCGGGCCGCTGCGCGACCCCGCCAGCCGAAATCCATGAACCCGATCACCCGCGATCCGCTGCGCGCCATGCTTGCGACCTGCGGTCCGGCACGGCGCGACAGTCGCGACCGCGCCGCCCTCATCCTGGCCTGGGCCAGCGGTGGCCGCCGGCGGTCGGAAGTCACCGCCCTCAACGTGGATGATATCGACGCTCGGCCGATGGACGAGCGCGGGTTGATCCGTGTCCGGCTGCTGAAGACCAAGACCACCGGCGCCGAGGCCTCCCCGCGCCTGCCGCTGAAGGGCGCGGCGGCCCGCGCCGTCCTCGACTGGATCGATCACGCCGGTCTCACCGAAGGCCCGCTCTTCCGCCCTGTCAGTCTGGCGGACCGCGTTCTTCCCCGGCGGCTGTCGCCGGGCGGATTGCGCGAGATTTTCCGTCATCGTCTGGTGCTGGCCGGCTATCCGCCCGACTTCGCAAGCCCGCATGGGCTGCGGTCGGGCTTTCTGACCCAGGCCGCCCTCGATGGCACGCCACTGGCCGCTGCAATGCAGCTGTCGCTTCATCGCAGCGCCGCTCAGGCCCAAGCCTATTACGCGGACGTGGAGATCGAGGAGAACCCGGCGACCGACCTTTGGCGCTGA
- a CDS encoding MarR family transcriptional regulator: protein MIYSADMSDLEEYWFDPPEVDDPAFPPLPRADRRVLLDPAAWRAAEKECADALANAAMAIGRLDGLLAGLDETLRAGMIPRLALTEVEAMLWAAGTPIAQEVLIRDLADAPAKVDLEALSQARWAIGRLQGRGRLDDLRDFLGLHRAGQGRGDSDLLRLIGKSFEDEAEGFAAGLAEVEGRHAITRAAHGLRLWRLTDLSPDGHQLESAVWAARRLADGTADMVFVPMGQAGRAVWMTGGKPDLFLASWYRAISQGCLDAAHLVRAVSAWADQAQRSAASFKGANAGKVIAALVAAPVLSAMDLERETGLSRDTTVRLVAKLQDLGLVREITGGRRYRFWTAQL from the coding sequence ATGATCTATTCTGCAGATATGAGCGATCTAGAGGAATACTGGTTCGATCCGCCGGAGGTTGACGATCCGGCCTTTCCGCCGCTGCCGCGCGCGGATCGGCGCGTTTTGCTCGATCCGGCAGCGTGGCGTGCTGCCGAGAAAGAATGCGCGGACGCACTGGCGAACGCCGCCATGGCGATCGGTCGGTTGGACGGGCTGCTGGCCGGACTGGACGAGACCCTGCGCGCCGGGATGATCCCGCGGCTGGCGCTGACAGAGGTCGAGGCGATGCTCTGGGCCGCAGGCACGCCGATCGCGCAGGAGGTATTGATCCGCGACCTGGCCGATGCCCCGGCAAAAGTCGATCTGGAGGCGCTGTCCCAAGCGCGGTGGGCCATCGGACGCTTGCAGGGCAGGGGGCGCCTGGACGATCTGCGGGACTTTCTGGGGCTGCACCGGGCGGGGCAGGGACGGGGCGACAGCGATCTGCTGCGACTGATCGGGAAAAGTTTCGAAGACGAGGCCGAGGGCTTCGCGGCGGGGTTGGCGGAGGTTGAGGGACGCCATGCGATCACGCGCGCCGCCCATGGGCTGCGGCTCTGGCGGCTCACCGATCTGTCGCCGGATGGGCATCAGCTGGAATCGGCGGTTTGGGCCGCGCGCCGGCTGGCCGATGGCACTGCGGATATGGTCTTCGTGCCCATGGGCCAGGCCGGGCGTGCTGTCTGGATGACCGGCGGGAAACCCGATCTGTTTTTGGCGAGCTGGTACAGGGCCATTTCGCAGGGCTGCTTGGACGCGGCGCATCTGGTGCGCGCCGTGTCGGCCTGGGCCGATCAGGCGCAGCGGAGTGCTGCCAGCTTCAAGGGCGCGAATGCGGGCAAGGTGATCGCGGCGCTGGTGGCGGCGCCGGTTCTGTCGGCGATGGATCTGGAACGCGAGACAGGATTAAGCCGCGACACCACCGTCAGGCTGGTAGCAAAACTTCAGGATCTCGGCCTTGTGCGGGAAATCACCGGCGGGCGGCGCTATCGGTTCTGGACGGCGCAGCTCTGA
- a CDS encoding ribonucleotide reductase, which yields MTYKDIPDPRHRLPGRRLSETHKIETPEGHSVHLTIGYDPAEPDRPREIFYSAGFKSGSQLEFQVQDACVLISLLLQHGHRPEAIAKSLARTETPTGGMASASIIGLIAERLCHAAAEDG from the coding sequence ATGACTTATAAGGATATTCCCGATCCGCGCCACCGCCTGCCCGGGCGGCGCCTGTCCGAAACGCACAAGATCGAGACGCCCGAGGGCCACAGCGTTCACCTGACCATCGGCTACGATCCGGCCGAACCCGACCGGCCGCGCGAAATCTTCTATTCCGCTGGCTTCAAATCTGGCTCGCAGCTGGAATTTCAGGTGCAGGATGCCTGCGTGCTGATCTCGCTCTTGCTGCAACATGGCCATCGCCCCGAGGCCATCGCGAAGTCGCTCGCGCGGACCGAGACGCCAACCGGCGGCATGGCCTCTGCCAGCATCATCGGTCTGATCGCCGAACGACTTTGCCACGCGGCCGCAGAGGACGGTTGA
- a CDS encoding ArdC family protein, with protein sequence MMAQFDVYQHVTDQIIASIEAGTPVWQKPWTGDQGGIPFPRRSNGEPYRGINILMLWAQAAEQGYRSAHWFTYRQAQEAGAQVRKGEKSATVVKYGTVEKADAETGEEKTIGYAKAYRVFNADQIDGLPEEFQGKPVEAPREFGTETDPALEAFFDATGIARRSTERPEAFYDVAGDFIHMPLVATFHDATGYYATLAHEACHATGAVHRLDRFSRFNGRTDRAFEELVAEIGSAMVCAQIGVTPDFGQTAAYVESWLRALKDDKRMIFKAATEAQKAADWLIRTTPAGMIDEQAAA encoded by the coding sequence ATGATGGCCCAATTCGATGTTTACCAGCATGTCACCGACCAGATCATTGCCAGCATCGAGGCTGGCACCCCGGTCTGGCAAAAGCCGTGGACCGGCGATCAGGGCGGCATCCCCTTTCCCCGCCGCAGCAACGGCGAACCTTATCGCGGTATCAACATCCTGATGCTATGGGCGCAGGCCGCTGAACAGGGTTATCGCAGCGCCCATTGGTTCACCTACCGGCAAGCACAAGAGGCTGGCGCACAGGTCCGCAAGGGCGAGAAATCCGCCACCGTCGTCAAATACGGCACCGTTGAAAAGGCCGATGCCGAGACCGGTGAGGAAAAGACCATCGGCTATGCCAAAGCCTATCGTGTCTTCAATGCCGATCAGATCGACGGATTGCCCGAGGAATTTCAGGGCAAGCCCGTTGAAGCCCCGCGCGAGTTTGGCACCGAAACCGACCCGGCACTTGAGGCCTTCTTTGATGCAACCGGCATCGCGCGGCGCAGCACCGAGCGGCCGGAAGCCTTCTATGATGTGGCAGGCGATTTCATCCATATGCCGTTGGTCGCGACGTTTCATGATGCCACTGGATATTATGCCACGCTGGCCCATGAAGCCTGTCACGCCACTGGCGCCGTGCATCGGCTGGACCGTTTCAGCCGGTTCAATGGGCGCACGGACCGCGCATTTGAGGAACTTGTGGCGGAGATCGGCAGCGCCATGGTCTGCGCGCAGATCGGCGTGACGCCGGATTTCGGGCAGACAGCAGCTTATGTCGAAAGCTGGTTGCGCGCCCTGAAAGACGACAAGCGGATGATTTTCAAGGCCGCAACCGAGGCCCAGAAAGCTGCCGACTGGCTGATAAGAACCACCCCCGCCGGGATGATCGACGAACAGGCCGCCGCATGA
- a CDS encoding type II toxin-antitoxin system VapB family antitoxin yields MPLYVRDETVNDLAVKLAGLTGQNKTAAVRMALEDAIDKQTSVKTLSQRVSAIQRAARQRGLGPDGFDDKPLMDDLSGGL; encoded by the coding sequence ATGCCGCTATATGTTCGAGACGAGACGGTGAACGATCTGGCCGTGAAGCTGGCCGGCCTGACTGGCCAGAACAAGACGGCTGCGGTCAGGATGGCATTGGAAGATGCCATCGACAAGCAGACGAGCGTAAAAACCCTGTCTCAGCGGGTCTCTGCGATCCAGCGCGCCGCGCGTCAGCGCGGCCTCGGCCCGGATGGTTTTGACGACAAGCCGCTGATGGACGATCTGTCCGGGGGTCTTTGA
- a CDS encoding type II toxin-antitoxin system VapC family toxin — translation MFVDASAMVAIIKGEPEAAGFVAALDAARGKVFVSPISRFEAVISLAVQMAQKRGDEHMATDDHMAAGELVSALLAEAGAREVHITESIGQAARSAALTYGKVAGHPAKLNMGDCFAYACAKAYHVPLLYKGNDFKQTDLG, via the coding sequence ATGTTTGTCGATGCCTCGGCCATGGTCGCGATCATCAAGGGTGAGCCGGAAGCCGCAGGCTTCGTGGCCGCGCTTGATGCCGCGAGGGGCAAGGTCTTCGTTTCACCGATCTCGCGCTTCGAGGCGGTGATTTCGCTGGCCGTCCAGATGGCGCAAAAGCGTGGCGACGAACATATGGCGACCGATGATCACATGGCGGCAGGCGAGCTGGTTAGCGCGCTGCTGGCGGAAGCCGGAGCGCGCGAGGTTCACATCACGGAAAGCATCGGGCAGGCGGCGCGAAGCGCCGCACTTACCTATGGCAAGGTAGCGGGCCACCCGGCGAAGCTGAATATGGGCGATTGTTTCGCCTATGCCTGTGCGAAAGCGTATCATGTGCCGTTGCTCTATAAGGGCAACGACTTCAAGCAGACGGATCTGGGGTAA
- a CDS encoding thermonuclease family protein has protein sequence MKHLLLAAIIAVAGTPALSIGVCDGPNRHTCVVDGDTVWLDGTKYRMAGYDAPETTTNICGGQAEVDLGRRATRRVVELLNAGNISIADHGTRGKYGRGLISIYSGGTDIGDILIREGLARHWPHGREFWCR, from the coding sequence ATGAAACATCTTCTCCTTGCCGCGATAATCGCTGTTGCTGGAACGCCGGCGTTGTCGATCGGCGTCTGCGACGGGCCGAACCGGCACACCTGCGTTGTCGACGGTGATACGGTGTGGTTGGACGGCACAAAATACAGAATGGCTGGCTATGACGCGCCGGAAACAACCACGAATATTTGCGGCGGACAGGCAGAGGTCGATTTGGGACGCCGCGCAACGCGGCGCGTTGTCGAGCTGCTGAACGCGGGCAATATCAGCATCGCCGATCACGGCACGCGCGGCAAATACGGGCGCGGTCTGATTTCGATCTACTCCGGCGGAACGGATATTGGCGACATTCTCATCCGCGAGGGCCTTGCCCGACACTGGCCGCACGGTCGCGAGTTCTGGTGCCGCTGA
- a CDS encoding SOS response-associated peptidase yields MCNLYSNTTTQEAMRRMFDGLADRAGNLKPGRVYPDQMGAIVRHGDGALELVQSRWGLPSPKFALKTERDPGVTNVRNLGSAHWRRWLGRDHRCLVPVTAFAEPAGKGRGNQWFALADERPMFFAGIEVRDWTSVRKVKDGETMDDLYAFLTCDPNAEVKPVHPKAMPVILTEPEEWRAWMDGIPAPELQRPLADGLLCLIEDDDPRARTDPPRP; encoded by the coding sequence ATGTGTAATCTTTACAGCAACACGACGACGCAAGAGGCGATGCGCCGCATGTTCGACGGCCTGGCAGACCGGGCCGGCAACCTGAAGCCTGGTCGGGTTTACCCCGACCAGATGGGGGCCATCGTGCGGCATGGCGATGGGGCTTTGGAGCTGGTGCAGAGCCGGTGGGGACTGCCATCGCCCAAATTCGCCCTGAAAACCGAACGGGATCCCGGCGTGACGAATGTGCGCAATCTCGGATCGGCTCATTGGCGGCGGTGGCTCGGCCGCGATCATCGCTGTCTGGTGCCGGTGACGGCTTTTGCCGAACCGGCTGGCAAGGGCCGGGGCAACCAGTGGTTTGCCCTGGCGGATGAAAGACCGATGTTCTTCGCCGGAATCGAGGTCAGGGACTGGACCTCGGTTCGCAAGGTGAAGGACGGCGAAACGATGGACGATCTCTATGCCTTCCTGACCTGTGACCCGAACGCAGAGGTTAAGCCTGTTCACCCGAAGGCCATGCCGGTCATTCTCACGGAACCGGAGGAATGGCGCGCCTGGATGGACGGCATCCCGGCACCGGAGCTTCAACGCCCGCTGGCTGATGGACTGCTGTGCTTGATCGAGGACGACGATCCGAGGGCAAGGACTGATCCGCCGCGCCCATAG